DNA sequence from the Neisseria mucosa genome:
ATAAATATGATCAATTTGTGTCGTACCATCTCGAGATGGAATAATTAAATCGTGAAACTCAAAATAAGTTTTCTCATCTAAATTTTTTCCAATTACAGAACGAACTGCTATTTCCCCCATGCTTCCCTTTATTTTAGGATTTCTCAACAGTGCTTTGAATAAAAGCAAAGGAATAATGATTAGAAAAATCCAAAATAAACCTGACATACTTCCCAATATTTGTTCAATCATGACGTTTTCTTTTTTATTTAAAACTAAAAATTTATATATTTATGGTTTATTCCCGAGTGCGTTCAATTTCAATACCGACCTGCGCTACATCGGGCAAGATACCCGGTTTCACAATACGGACGCGCACTTTGGCCGCACCAAAATCATTTAAAATCAATTGGGCGATATGTTCCACCAAAGTTTCCAGCAGTAAAAAATCCTGTTCGGCAAGGCTGCGGCGTACAACTTCGCATACTTCGCCATAATGAATGGTGTCTCCGATATCGTCGCTCGTGCCGGTACGCTCGGGAACGCTGATTTCCAAATCCAAAATCAAAGTCTGTTTACGCTCGCGCTCCCAATCATATACGCCGATTAAAGTATCGGCCTTCATGCCGTACAAAAAGATTTTATCCATTTACCTGTCCGTTTTTTTGATAGAATAACCGTTCCCATTTTAAGTAAAGCACCCAAAATGTTCAATGTACTCGCCATTATTGCCGCCTATCTTATCGGCTCCCTGTCTTTTGCCGTCATCGTATCAAAATATTACGGCATGGACGATCCGCGCACTTACGGCTCCGGCAATCCCGGTGCCACCAACGTCTTGCGCAGCGGTAAGAAAAAAGCGGCCGCACTGACCCTGCTCGGCGATGCAGTAAAAGGCTTGGTTGCCGTCATCTTGGCGCGCTGCCTGCAAAATGCTTTAGAATTGTCTGATGCAACAATAGCCCTGGTCGCCATTGCAGCATTGGTCGGTCATATGTGGCCAATATTTTTCAATTTTAAAGGCGGCAAAGGCGTAGCCACCGCATTGGGCGTCTTGCTCGCCCTCTCCCCCGCAACCGCCCTGCTCTGCGCCTTGATTTGGCTGGTCATGGCGTTCGGTTTCAAAGTTTCCTCCCTCGCCGCACTGGTTGCCACCGTCTGCGCACCCATCTTCGCCTTCTTCATGATGCCGCACGCCTCTTGGGCATGGGCAACCGTATTCATTGCCGCATTGGTGTTGTACCGCCATAAAAGCAATATTCAAAACCTGATTCAAGGCAAAGAAAGCAAAATCGGGGATAAAGCCGGTAAATCTTAAAAGCGTAGCTACCATGCATAAAAGGCCGTCTGAAGTCTATTTTTCAGACGGCCTTTTGTAGTTTCATTCGCATTATTCACGCGTAATCAGTCAATCTTAATATACTCCACCGACAAAATCTCTATAACCTCCTGTCCTTCCGGCGTATTCAAGACAACTTCGTCGCCTTCGCGCGCTTTAATCAGGCTGCGTGCCAAAGGGGAAATCCATGAGATTTTGTTTTTAGCGGTATCGATTTCATCTACGCCGACGATTTTGACGGTTTGTTCTCGACCGTCTCCGCGCAGTAAGCCAACGGTTGCACCGAAGAAAATCTGGTCCGTGGCTTCGCGCGCTTCTGGATCGACGACGACGGCGGCTTCCAAGCGTTTGGTTAGGAAGCGGATACGGCGGTCGATTTCGCGCATGCGGCGTTTGCCGTAAAGATAGTCGCCGTTTTCGCTACGGTCGCCATTGCTTGCCGCCCAGTTAACGATTTGGACGATTTCCGGGCGTTCTTTGTTGACCAGGTGATAAAGTTCGTCTTTCAATGCCTGCCAGCCGGTAGGCGTGATGTAATTTTTGGTTTCGGTACTCATGATGTGTTTAAAACATAATTAAAGGCCGTCTGAACGTTAATTTTCAGACGGCCTTTATTGTAAGTCAATTTACTTTATTCTTCATCATCGCTATCGCTGATACTGATGCTGTGTTCCATTTTGCTTGGATGTACTTTTAAGCCGCCGCAACCTGATTTTTCGGCGGAGAGGCGGTTTAGATATGCTTCATCGATATCGCCGGTTTGATAAACACCGTTGAAGCATGAAGAATCAAAGGATTCGATTTTGGGATTGAGCGCTTTGACTACTGCTTCCAAGTCTTCTAAATTTTGGAAGACGATACCGTCCGCGCCAATTTCGGCTGCGATTTCTGCCGCGCTGCGGCCGTTTGCAATCAGTTCTTCACGGGTCGGCATATCGATGCCGTACACATTCGGATAGCGTACTTCGGGAGCGGCAGAAGCGATATAGACTTTGCGTGCGCCTGCCGCGCGTACCATTTCAACGATTTCACGGCTGGTCGTACCGCGTACGATGGAATCATCCACCAATAAAACGCTCTTGCCGTTAAACTCGGTTTCCATCGGGCTGAGTTTTTGGCGTACTGATTTTTTGCGTGTTGCCTGGCCGGGCATAATAAAGGTGCGGCCGATGTAGCGGTTTTTAATCAGACCTTCGCGGTAAGGTTTTTCGAGATGGACGGCAAGCTCCATCGCGCTGGGTCGGCTGGTATCGGGAATAGGCATAACAACATCTATATCGTCGACAGGCAGCTCGCGTTTGATTTTTTCTGCCAAAGATACGCCCATATCCATACGGGACTGATAAACGGAAACGCCATCGATGACGGAGTCCGGGCGGGCAAAATAAACATATTCGAAAAGACAAGGGCTTAATTTGGCTTTATCGCTGCATTGACGGGAAATAATCGTGCCGTCAAAACCAATAAATACGGCTTCGCCCGGCTGGATATCGCGTTCCAAATCATAGGCAAGCGCATTGAAGGCAACGGATTCGGAGGCAACGGCATAAGATTTTTTACCGGATTCGTCAATTTGCGAACCCAAAACCAACGGACGGATGCCGAAAGGATCTCGGAAAGCCAGCATACCGTATCCTGCAATCATGGCTACTACGCCGTATGCGCCGCGCACCAAACGGTGCACCTCGGAAACGGCGTTGAAAATATTGTCGATGGTGAGTTGGTAAGGAACTGTATTTTTAGAGACTTCGCGGCGCAATTCATGCGCGAATACATTGAGTAATACTTCGGAATCGGAGCTGGTATTAACATGGCGCAGGTGTTTGTTGCACACATTCTCATACAGCTCTTCGGTATTGGTCAGATTACCATTATGTGCCAAAACAATGCCAAACGGAGAGCTGACATAGAAAGGCTGGGCCTCTGCACTGCTGCCTGCATTGCCGGCAGTCGGGTAGCGGACATGTGCGATGCCGGCATTACCTACCAAGTCGCGCATGTTTCGGGTACGGAACACTTCACGTACCATGCCTTTGCCTTTGTGCATATGAAACGTGCTGCCCTCTGCAGTCACAATGCCTGCCGCATCCTGACCACGATGCTGCAGCATCTGCAGACCGTCATACAGCAGCTGATTGACCGGCTCATGACTGACCAAACCTAATACACCACACATATCGACACTCTCCGAGTTTTAGGGTTAAATGGGTAAGGCGTCATTATAAAATAATTTAGAGGAGTTTGCCCAAATTGTTGACAATATAATGCTACCTTCAGACAAATAAAAAACGGTTTCAAACGACCTTCAGGCCGTCTGAAACCGTTAACATTAATCATCCGCTTCCTCATGCATATCTTCTTTTCTCGGCAGATACGGCATTGCGGCATCGGCAAGCGATTCAAAATACGGAATCGTATGGGAACTTTGCCACTCTTCCGTCTTCGGCAAATCGGTATGCGAAAAAACCATCACAGCCAGTGTTACCAAAATCACACCTTTCACTGCACCGAATACGCCGCCAAGCAAACGGTTGATGCTTCCCAGACCAACGGCAGACACCAAACTGCTTAACAGCGACCGTGCCAGTTTTTGCAACAGCCACGCCAGAAAAAACACAGCGGCAAAACCCATGGCAACCGCCAAAGCATGCGGCTCAACCGATTTAAAAACCACATCGGCAAACGGCACGGCAAGCATTCTGGCTGCAATAAACGATCCCACCCATGCCACCATCGCCCCTGCTTCGGCAATAATCCCCCGTGTCAGCGAGATAATGATGCAGATGACGATGACGGCGGCAGCCAACAAATCGGCAACAGGCAAATTACTCACTGGTTACCTGACCGGCAATGCCATGTACTCGCAATTTGTTCAAATCACGCTCGGCATCGCGTGCATTTTTATAACTGGCTGATTTCACGCGATACACCTTACCTTTATCGGTCATGACTTCAGTAATGGTCGAATCGATGCCTGCCGCTTTCATTTTACGTTGCAGACTTTGTGCGCGTTCTTTTTCAGCATAACCAGCCTGAATAGCGGCTTTTTTCGCAGGCTTGGCTTCTGCTGTTTCTTTTTCAGCTTTAGGCTTAGCTTTTTCAGACGGCTTCTCGGCAGTTTTTACCTTATCTGCTTTTTCAGCTTTGGCAGTTTCCGGTTTAGCCTTTTCATTTTTTGGTTTTTCAACTTTGGCTTCTGCTTTCTTAGCAGGTTCGGCCTTGTCTTTTACGCTGTCTTTGCTGTTTTTGGAAGATTTACGCTCGGCAATGGCTTTCTCTGCCTTTTCCAATTGAGCTAATTTATTACGCTCAGCAGCGGCTTCACGCTCTGCTTTTTCAGCACGCGCTTGAAGTGCGCGTTTTTTAGCGGCCAATGCGTTTTCTTTTTCATCCGCTTCCTGTTGGGCTTGTGCCTTGCGTGCCGCAGCACGTTGTTCTGCCTGGCGTTGGCGGCGTTCTTCGGCTCGGCGTTCAGCAGCTTCGCGTTTGGCAGCCTCGGCGCGTTGAATACGCTCGGACTCTTCCAAACCTTTAATATTGCCGTCATCCAAAGTATCGTTGATCAAAACCAACGGCTCGCCGACATCTTCGGGAGCGGATTCACGGCTCGGCTTCAGCACTTCGACCGGCGCATTATCTTCTTCATCGCCGGCATTTTGAGGTTTGCTTTGCGCTTCGGCATCCGCATGGCGGGCTGCTTCTTCAGCCATCGCAACATCCTCTTTATTCGGCTCTAGGACAACAGCCTTGCTGGGCTCATCAGCCGTTTTGACTTGAGTCTGACCGACAGGGGCTTCTTTAAACGGTGAATTTTTATCGTCGCCGGAAGTCAGTGCCAGACCGAACAGCATACCCGATGCCACCACCAAGCCGGAAGCCAAGACCAAGCGACGGCGGTTACGACGTTTGAGTTGTTCGTAACCGTCTAAATCGTATCCGTTTGGAGTTTCTTTTTGTTTATTGTCGGACATGATAATTTCCTCGTTAGTGTTCTTTCAAAACAGCCATTACATCGGCAACAGTATGGAATGAGCCGAAAACAACGATTCTATCATTTTCGGTTGCTTTCGCCAAAGCAGCGCGGTAGGCTGCAGCGACGGTTTCAAAAACATTTACATTGTCGATGCCGTGTTCTGCCAATTTGGCCTGCAAAGCCTCCACCGTCATGCCGCGCGGTACATCTAAAGGCGCGATATTCCACTCGTCAAACTGGTCTTTAACGATTTCCAGCACGCCGTCAATATCTTTGTCAGACAACATACTGAATACGGCGGTCCGTTTTTGGGCAAAGGCAAGGTTAATCAGGCTGCGGCGCAAAGCACGGGCTGCGTGCGGATTGTGGCCGACATCCAAAACCACCAGCGGACGGCCGGGCAAGACTTGGAAACGTCCAGGATTCTCAACCAACAGCAAACCGCGTTTAATCGCGCCGATGTCAACGGGCAGCTGATTGTTCAGACACTCTAAAACAGTCAGTGCACACGCGGCATTGGACAACTGATAGGCACCACGCAAAGCAGGAAACGGCAAGGAATTGCGGTTACGGCTTTGGCCGTCTGAAAATTGCGGATGAAAGCGGTAGTTCCACTGTACACTTTCCATTGACGCAAAATCAAAATCTCGCTGAACCATCAACAGTTTTGCGCCAATTTCTTCTGCGTGTTTGACCAATGATTCAGGCGCAGGGTTTTGACCGCACACGGCCGGTTTTCCGCTACGGAAC
Encoded proteins:
- the folB gene encoding dihydroneopterin aldolase, giving the protein MDKIFLYGMKADTLIGVYDWERERKQTLILDLEISVPERTGTSDDIGDTIHYGEVCEVVRRSLAEQDFLLLETLVEHIAQLILNDFGAAKVRVRIVKPGILPDVAQVGIEIERTRE
- the plsY gene encoding glycerol-3-phosphate 1-O-acyltransferase PlsY, translated to MFNVLAIIAAYLIGSLSFAVIVSKYYGMDDPRTYGSGNPGATNVLRSGKKKAAALTLLGDAVKGLVAVILARCLQNALELSDATIALVAIAALVGHMWPIFFNFKGGKGVATALGVLLALSPATALLCALIWLVMAFGFKVSSLAALVATVCAPIFAFFMMPHASWAWATVFIAALVLYRHKSNIQNLIQGKESKIGDKAGKS
- the greB gene encoding transcription elongation factor GreB, producing MSTETKNYITPTGWQALKDELYHLVNKERPEIVQIVNWAASNGDRSENGDYLYGKRRMREIDRRIRFLTKRLEAAVVVDPEAREATDQIFFGATVGLLRGDGREQTVKIVGVDEIDTAKNKISWISPLARSLIKAREGDEVVLNTPEGQEVIEILSVEYIKID
- the purF gene encoding amidophosphoribosyltransferase; protein product: MCGVLGLVSHEPVNQLLYDGLQMLQHRGQDAAGIVTAEGSTFHMHKGKGMVREVFRTRNMRDLVGNAGIAHVRYPTAGNAGSSAEAQPFYVSSPFGIVLAHNGNLTNTEELYENVCNKHLRHVNTSSDSEVLLNVFAHELRREVSKNTVPYQLTIDNIFNAVSEVHRLVRGAYGVVAMIAGYGMLAFRDPFGIRPLVLGSQIDESGKKSYAVASESVAFNALAYDLERDIQPGEAVFIGFDGTIISRQCSDKAKLSPCLFEYVYFARPDSVIDGVSVYQSRMDMGVSLAEKIKRELPVDDIDVVMPIPDTSRPSAMELAVHLEKPYREGLIKNRYIGRTFIMPGQATRKKSVRQKLSPMETEFNGKSVLLVDDSIVRGTTSREIVEMVRAAGARKVYIASAAPEVRYPNVYGIDMPTREELIANGRSAAEIAAEIGADGIVFQNLEDLEAVVKALNPKIESFDSSCFNGVYQTGDIDEAYLNRLSAEKSGCGGLKVHPSKMEHSISISDSDDEE
- a CDS encoding CvpA family protein, encoding MSNLPVADLLAAAVIVICIIISLTRGIIAEAGAMVAWVGSFIAARMLAVPFADVVFKSVEPHALAVAMGFAAVFFLAWLLQKLARSLLSSLVSAVGLGSINRLLGGVFGAVKGVILVTLAVMVFSHTDLPKTEEWQSSHTIPYFESLADAAMPYLPRKEDMHEEADD
- the ftsN gene encoding cell division protein FtsN, yielding MSDNKQKETPNGYDLDGYEQLKRRNRRRLVLASGLVVASGMLFGLALTSGDDKNSPFKEAPVGQTQVKTADEPSKAVVLEPNKEDVAMAEEAARHADAEAQSKPQNAGDEEDNAPVEVLKPSRESAPEDVGEPLVLINDTLDDGNIKGLEESERIQRAEAAKREAAERRAEERRQRQAEQRAAARKAQAQQEADEKENALAAKKRALQARAEKAEREAAAERNKLAQLEKAEKAIAERKSSKNSKDSVKDKAEPAKKAEAKVEKPKNEKAKPETAKAEKADKVKTAEKPSEKAKPKAEKETAEAKPAKKAAIQAGYAEKERAQSLQRKMKAAGIDSTITEVMTDKGKVYRVKSASYKNARDAERDLNKLRVHGIAGQVTSE
- the folC gene encoding bifunctional tetrahydrofolate synthase/dihydrofolate synthase, which codes for MKTLQDWLSHLETAHSSGLIDMGLERVGEVKKRMNLVPQCPVVVVAGTNGKGSVCAYLSHIYKEAGFKVGTLTSPHLLRYNERIAINTQPVSDDLIVSSFERIEAARGEISLTYFEFNALAAVDIFMRENVDVMILEVGLGGRLDAVNVFDGDCSVVTSVDLDHQAFLGDTVEQVGFEKAGVFRSGKPAVCGQNPAPESLVKHAEEIGAKLLMVQRDFDFASMESVQWNYRFHPQFSDGQSRNRNSLPFPALRGAYQLSNAACALTVLECLNNQLPVDIGAIKRGLLLVENPGRFQVLPGRPLVVLDVGHNPHAARALRRSLINLAFAQKRTAVFSMLSDKDIDGVLEIVKDQFDEWNIAPLDVPRGMTVEALQAKLAEHGIDNVNVFETVAAAYRAALAKATENDRIVVFGSFHTVADVMAVLKEH